Proteins from a single region of Pseudomonas phenolilytica:
- the mreD gene encoding rod shape-determining protein MreD: protein MIAGRAHNGWVIWLSLLVALLLSIAPMPASTELARPLWLGLVIAFWSLALPHRGGMGLAFVFGLMLDVLAGTLLGQNGLPLILIAFLVLSLQQRLRMFPLWQQSMVLLVVLGLAQLVQLWLNTLTGNRPPTLIFLVPVPISALLWPWIFVVLHWLRRRFDVN from the coding sequence ATGATTGCCGGGCGTGCGCACAACGGCTGGGTAATCTGGCTGTCGCTGCTGGTGGCCCTGCTGCTCAGCATCGCGCCGATGCCGGCGAGCACCGAGCTGGCTCGGCCGCTTTGGCTCGGCCTGGTGATTGCGTTCTGGTCGCTGGCATTGCCGCATCGCGGTGGCATGGGGCTGGCATTCGTCTTTGGTCTGATGCTGGATGTGCTGGCCGGTACACTGCTCGGGCAGAACGGCCTGCCGCTGATCCTGATCGCCTTCCTCGTGCTGAGCCTGCAGCAACGGCTGCGTATGTTCCCGCTGTGGCAGCAGAGCATGGTGTTGCTGGTCGTTCTCGGATTGGCGCAGCTGGTGCAGTTGTGGCTGAACACCCTGACCGGCAATCGGCCGCCGACGCTCATCTTCCTCGTACCGGTGCCCATCAGCGCCTTGCTCTGGCCCTGGATTTTCGTCGTGCTGCACTGGCTGCGTCGTCGTTTCGACGTCAACTGA
- a CDS encoding PEGA domain-containing protein produces the protein MRSWLAGGGALAILLLVGGGYSQAESAAPTATGSALQSSVGTAQAEMTREEQLNRKQRELEAAGQEKQQLQERLRSEKGSLDSALLQLASAKSLIHQEIEDFLKQPAGQERLDGLLADYRRGSEAEQAARQRVQAAEEELGRQHLKYAQLTREVERLTALLASEARERNAKKVQAIARRLERTLHFNESVSFRCSTSKSMAACLAEHRNDSRMSQWVQERYQRVLGEELRDEIDSLQLDPNWYSYRARADFSEASMNLDGTVSAEVTIEAAIKPKKVMPCAILGVSSELCDARSYSLIVRSNRFNDQVRINDQVHGATPVSLILESGEYDVQVTHEGVTQTRKLSLDDDRVVNFRF, from the coding sequence ATGCGGTCGTGGCTGGCAGGCGGCGGCGCCCTGGCGATCCTGCTGCTGGTCGGGGGCGGCTATAGCCAGGCCGAAAGCGCCGCACCGACCGCTACGGGCTCCGCCTTGCAGTCATCTGTCGGTACGGCGCAGGCCGAGATGACGCGTGAGGAGCAGCTGAACCGCAAGCAGCGCGAGCTGGAGGCGGCCGGGCAGGAGAAGCAGCAGCTGCAGGAGCGGCTTCGTAGCGAGAAGGGCTCGCTGGATTCCGCCCTGCTGCAGCTTGCCAGCGCCAAGTCGCTGATCCACCAGGAGATCGAAGACTTCCTCAAACAACCAGCCGGCCAGGAACGCCTGGACGGACTGCTTGCCGACTACCGACGTGGCTCTGAGGCTGAGCAGGCCGCGCGGCAGCGCGTGCAGGCGGCCGAAGAGGAGTTGGGGCGGCAGCATCTGAAATACGCTCAGCTCACCCGTGAAGTGGAGCGCCTGACCGCGCTGCTGGCGTCCGAGGCGCGCGAGCGCAACGCCAAGAAGGTTCAGGCCATTGCCAGACGCCTGGAACGTACCCTGCATTTCAACGAGTCGGTGTCGTTCCGCTGTTCGACCAGCAAGAGCATGGCGGCCTGCCTGGCCGAGCATCGCAACGACAGCCGCATGTCGCAGTGGGTGCAGGAGCGTTACCAGCGCGTGTTGGGTGAGGAGCTGCGCGACGAGATCGACAGCCTGCAGCTGGATCCGAACTGGTATTCCTACCGCGCCAGGGCAGATTTCTCCGAAGCGAGCATGAACCTGGATGGCACGGTCAGTGCCGAAGTGACCATCGAGGCGGCGATCAAGCCGAAGAAGGTCATGCCCTGCGCCATCCTCGGCGTGAGCAGCGAACTGTGCGATGCGCGCAGCTATTCGCTGATCGTGCGCAGCAACCGCTTCAACGATCAGGTGCGTATCAACGACCAGGTTCACGGCGCGACGCCGGTGTCGTTGATCCTCGAGAGCGGCGAGTACGATGTGCAGGTGACGCATGAAGGCGTCACCCAGACGCGCAAGCTGTCGCTGGACGACGATCGCGTCGTCAATTTCCGCTTCTGA
- a CDS encoding Maf family protein, giving the protein MSSLYLASASPRRRELLQQIGVPFSLLAVSVDETPLPDEAAEDYVRRVALDKARAGLAVLPDANACVLAADTSVVLDQRILGKPADRADGLAMLAALSGRSHRVLTAIVLANRCACEVRLVDSEVEFRSIDASEAQAYWDSGEPRDKAGGYAIQGWGAVFVSQLHGSYSAVVGLPLCETAQLLDRFGLPRWSKSAG; this is encoded by the coding sequence ATGAGCAGCTTGTATCTCGCCTCGGCGTCGCCGCGACGTCGTGAACTCCTGCAACAGATCGGTGTGCCGTTTTCCCTCCTGGCGGTGAGCGTCGACGAGACGCCGCTGCCCGACGAGGCGGCCGAGGACTACGTCCGGCGCGTGGCGCTGGACAAGGCCCGCGCCGGGCTTGCCGTCCTGCCTGACGCGAATGCCTGCGTGCTTGCCGCCGATACCAGCGTGGTGCTGGATCAGCGCATTCTCGGCAAACCGGCGGATCGGGCCGATGGACTGGCCATGCTGGCCGCGCTGTCCGGGCGCAGCCATCGCGTGCTGACCGCCATTGTGCTGGCGAACCGATGCGCCTGCGAGGTGCGCCTGGTCGACAGCGAGGTCGAGTTTCGCTCCATCGATGCGTCGGAGGCGCAAGCCTACTGGGACAGTGGTGAGCCGCGAGACAAGGCGGGCGGCTATGCCATTCAAGGTTGGGGGGCGGTGTTCGTCAGCCAGCTGCACGGCAGCTATTCGGCGGTGGTTGGCCTGCCATTGTGCGAAACGGCGCAGCTGCTCGACCGCTTCGGATTGCCGCGCTGGAGCAAAAGCGCCGGTTAG
- the mreC gene encoding rod shape-determining protein MreC, translated as MFAVLCVALMVVDARFDSLKPVRSQMGLVLTPFYWLADLPVRAWKGATEQISSSSSLVAENEKLKAEALLLQRRLQKLATLTEQNVRLRELLNSAALVDDRVIVAELIGLDPNPFTHRILIDKGSQDGVFVGQPVLDANGLMGQVVEVMPYAARVLLLTDVTHSIPVQVNRNGLRAIAAGTGDSEYLELRHVAETADIKEGDLLVSSGLGQRFPSGYPVAQVKEVVRDSGQPFAIVRAVPTAMLNRSRYLLLVFSDSRSPEERAAAAAEAQASADRQAAERAEKTADQSEVKAQAAPAGDSQPAVPAEPSADEVRP; from the coding sequence GTGTTCGCCGTGCTCTGTGTCGCGCTGATGGTGGTGGATGCACGTTTCGATTCCCTCAAACCCGTGCGTAGCCAGATGGGGCTGGTGCTGACCCCGTTCTACTGGCTGGCCGATCTGCCGGTGCGTGCTTGGAAGGGCGCCACCGAGCAGATCAGCAGCAGCAGCAGCTTGGTCGCGGAGAACGAGAAGCTCAAGGCCGAGGCGCTGCTGCTGCAACGCCGCCTGCAGAAGTTGGCGACGCTCACCGAGCAGAACGTGCGGCTGCGTGAGTTGCTCAATTCCGCGGCGCTGGTCGACGACAGGGTGATAGTTGCCGAGCTGATCGGACTGGACCCCAATCCGTTTACCCACCGGATCCTGATCGACAAGGGCAGCCAGGACGGTGTCTTCGTCGGCCAGCCGGTACTCGATGCCAATGGTCTGATGGGGCAAGTGGTGGAAGTGATGCCGTATGCGGCGCGGGTGCTGTTGCTGACCGACGTTACGCATAGCATTCCGGTGCAGGTGAATCGTAACGGCCTGCGCGCGATCGCGGCCGGCACTGGCGATTCGGAGTATCTGGAGCTGCGCCATGTCGCCGAAACGGCGGATATAAAGGAAGGTGATCTGCTGGTCAGTTCCGGCCTCGGCCAGCGCTTCCCCAGCGGCTACCCGGTGGCGCAGGTGAAGGAAGTGGTGCGCGACTCGGGACAACCCTTCGCCATCGTCCGCGCGGTGCCCACCGCCATGCTCAATCGCAGTCGCTACCTGTTGCTGGTTTTCAGTGACTCGCGCAGCCCCGAGGAGCGTGCCGCTGCGGCTGCCGAGGCGCAGGCCAGCGCCGATCGTCAGGCGGCCGAGCGTGCCGAGAAGACCGCCGATCAGTCCGAGGTTAAAGCGCAAGCCGCGCCGGCCGGCGACAGCCAGCCTGCCGTGCCAGCGGAACCGAGTGCCGATGAGGTGCGGCCATGA